The Peribacillus sp. FSL E2-0218 genome contains a region encoding:
- a CDS encoding thiamine pyrophosphate-binding protein gives MNIIEELEFTTSDSIVKELVHAGVEVAFGIVSIHNMPIYDAILRDGTIKLVCSRGESGAVNMADGYARATGKLGVVITSTGTGAGNAAGSLVEAWAAGVPLLHLTGEVASAYLGTGKGYIHECKDQLAMMDGACKNAVRLRNPSQAGAVVRQAITEALTAPAGPVTLEIPIDYQSAIIDDLSADKLQAPEFETKTAAIIPERVMEQIAKARRPVIWSGGGVISANASQELQKLAELLGAAVITSQSGKGSIPENHEQCIGHFAAYEQTKEFLRNADLLISVGVRFRGNETSNWKVPVPKAHIAIDADWQAINRNYKATLGLVGDAKDMLAAIIHKLEEKSVHPAPSYLQEVRTLRDEVRAQLRLTLGPYEQFVVGMREILPQDTILVRDVTVQANVWGSRLFEIHEPRTSIHASGGGIGQGLPTAIGAQMGCQDKTVVLMAGDGGFMVNIGEMVTAAEENLPIIIVLFDDSGYGVLRNIQSAAYGRQVAVDLLSPDFVQLAEAMHFAAVRIGSGDEFVSELKKAKERRKPSMIVVDMEAVGPMAKPFGGPPGAAEAFKPKKL, from the coding sequence ATGAATATAATAGAAGAACTGGAGTTTACGACTTCCGATTCCATCGTGAAGGAGCTGGTTCATGCAGGTGTTGAGGTAGCCTTTGGTATCGTCAGCATTCACAATATGCCGATTTATGATGCGATTCTTAGAGATGGAACGATTAAACTCGTTTGTTCACGCGGAGAGAGCGGAGCGGTCAACATGGCCGATGGATATGCTCGTGCAACGGGGAAATTGGGCGTTGTGATTACCAGTACAGGTACAGGAGCTGGAAATGCCGCGGGTTCATTGGTGGAGGCATGGGCGGCTGGAGTACCGCTTCTTCACCTTACGGGCGAGGTCGCTTCCGCTTATCTTGGAACAGGCAAAGGATACATACATGAGTGCAAGGACCAGCTAGCCATGATGGACGGTGCCTGCAAAAATGCAGTAAGGCTTAGGAACCCCTCCCAAGCTGGAGCAGTCGTAAGGCAGGCAATAACCGAAGCATTGACGGCTCCAGCCGGACCGGTTACATTGGAAATCCCCATCGATTACCAATCGGCCATCATCGATGATCTTTCAGCCGATAAGCTTCAGGCTCCAGAGTTTGAAACGAAAACGGCAGCCATTATTCCTGAACGGGTTATGGAACAAATCGCAAAAGCACGGCGGCCGGTGATATGGTCCGGAGGCGGGGTCATAAGCGCCAACGCTTCGCAAGAGCTGCAAAAATTAGCCGAGCTTTTGGGCGCAGCAGTCATAACCAGTCAATCAGGAAAAGGTTCGATCCCTGAAAACCATGAACAGTGCATAGGGCATTTTGCTGCCTATGAACAAACGAAAGAGTTTTTGAGGAATGCCGATCTATTGATTAGCGTAGGCGTAAGATTCAGGGGAAATGAAACCTCCAACTGGAAGGTGCCGGTCCCCAAAGCTCATATAGCGATTGATGCAGATTGGCAGGCAATCAACCGAAACTATAAAGCCACGCTAGGTTTGGTTGGTGATGCAAAAGATATGCTGGCAGCGATCATTCATAAGCTTGAGGAAAAATCAGTGCACCCGGCTCCTTCTTATTTACAAGAAGTCCGTACTCTTCGTGATGAAGTGCGCGCTCAACTCCGTCTCACCCTTGGCCCTTATGAACAATTTGTCGTCGGGATGAGGGAAATATTGCCTCAAGACACCATTTTGGTCCGTGATGTAACGGTTCAGGCAAACGTATGGGGCAGCCGGCTGTTTGAAATCCATGAACCGAGGACATCCATTCATGCATCAGGGGGCGGAATCGGTCAAGGGCTTCCAACGGCGATCGGGGCACAAATGGGCTGTCAAGATAAAACCGTCGTTCTCATGGCAGGAGATGGGGGGTTCATGGTCAATATCGGGGAAATGGTTACGGCAGCGGAAGAAAATTTGCCAATCATCATCGTATTGTTTGATGACTCTGGTTATGGGGTACTTCGCAATATTCAATCTGCTGCGTATGGAAGACAGGTAGCTGTGGATTTATTGAGCCCTGATTTTGTGCAACTGGCTGAAGCGATGCATTTTGCTGCGGTTCGAATCGGCTCAGGAGATGAATTCGTATCCGAATTGAAAAAAGCGAAAGAAAGACGCAAGCCCTCTATGATCGTCGTTGATATGGAAGCCGTGGGGCCAATGGCCAAGCCTTTTGGCGGTCCTCCTGGTGCTGCCGAAGCCTTTAAACCAAAAAAATTATGA
- a CDS encoding aldehyde dehydrogenase family protein, translated as MISTYPFVSGKCLIDGAWIEQGEKVGVINPANTSEVVGQVAICSGDTVNEAIEVAEKAFDTWSRSDVSDRADRMNAAAVELEKIIEENVTMFVRENGKTLVEAKKDLVRCVEVMRGCAAELLNWWKPEEVAGKQKVQIRRRARGVTAIITPWNSPMILTFKRVIPAVLAGNAVIVKPATNCPLTIMTCLKVVAEHFPPGVINIVTGSGKVIGDLVCSDSRVRTVAFVGSTETGKEIMKKSAPKLQNVYMELGGNDPALIMEDANLDEAAIQRLRMGILRASGQVCSAVKRVYVHSSRHDEVVGKLTKEFSRVVVGDGIQPDVTMGPLNNKAQFDFVQGLIERTANAGGNIITTGIQLNPETWDAGYYMLPSLVTGVNQQSELVRVEQFGPIIPIIPFNEEEEAIRLANDSEFGLRASVWTENVEVAIKLADRLEAGAVFHNNHTVFNDLALDFPGLKESGVSRETKHCGLEFFADSYGFAD; from the coding sequence ATGATTTCGACATACCCATTTGTTTCAGGTAAATGCCTAATTGATGGAGCATGGATAGAACAAGGGGAAAAAGTGGGGGTAATCAATCCTGCAAACACTTCTGAAGTTGTAGGGCAAGTGGCAATATGTTCTGGGGACACCGTGAATGAAGCAATTGAAGTGGCAGAAAAGGCCTTTGATACATGGTCACGCTCGGATGTGAGCGACCGGGCTGACCGGATGAATGCTGCTGCGGTTGAATTGGAAAAAATTATCGAGGAAAATGTTACAATGTTTGTACGGGAAAATGGCAAAACACTTGTTGAAGCTAAAAAAGACTTGGTACGGTGTGTGGAAGTCATGAGGGGCTGTGCAGCAGAGCTGCTGAATTGGTGGAAGCCAGAAGAGGTTGCAGGTAAACAAAAAGTCCAAATCAGAAGAAGGGCGAGAGGGGTCACTGCCATTATCACGCCATGGAATTCCCCGATGATATTAACCTTCAAACGGGTGATACCTGCTGTTTTGGCAGGCAATGCCGTTATCGTGAAACCTGCCACGAATTGCCCGCTGACGATCATGACCTGCTTAAAAGTCGTGGCTGAACATTTTCCCCCGGGAGTCATCAATATAGTGACAGGTTCAGGAAAAGTGATTGGGGATTTGGTTTGTTCCGATTCCCGTGTCCGGACAGTGGCATTCGTCGGGAGTACAGAAACCGGAAAGGAAATCATGAAGAAATCGGCGCCGAAGCTGCAGAACGTATATATGGAACTCGGAGGCAATGATCCGGCGTTAATCATGGAAGATGCCAATTTGGATGAAGCGGCGATCCAACGTTTGAGAATGGGGATTTTACGGGCTTCCGGCCAAGTATGTTCTGCGGTTAAGCGAGTGTATGTCCATTCATCACGACATGATGAGGTTGTTGGAAAGCTAACCAAAGAGTTTAGCAGGGTGGTGGTCGGTGATGGCATTCAGCCTGACGTAACCATGGGACCGTTGAATAATAAGGCACAATTCGATTTCGTGCAAGGCTTGATCGAGCGTACGGCCAATGCAGGCGGAAACATCATCACGACTGGCATTCAACTCAATCCGGAAACGTGGGATGCTGGCTACTATATGCTCCCGTCCCTTGTAACAGGCGTCAATCAGCAGAGCGAATTGGTACGGGTCGAGCAATTCGGACCCATCATCCCCATCATCCCCTTCAATGAAGAGGAAGAAGCCATAAGGCTTGCGAATGACAGTGAGTTTGGCCTGCGTGCATCCGTTTGGACAGAGAACGTGGAAGTAGCCATTAAATTGGCAGATCGCCTGGAAGCTGGAGCGGTCTTTCATAATAATCATACGGTGTTCAATGATTTGGCCCTTGATTTCCCTGGCTTAAAAGAAAGCGGTGTCTCCCGGGAAACAAAACATTGCGGACTTGAATTCTTTGCAGACTCTTACGGGTTTGCTGATTGA
- the nadX gene encoding aspartate dehydrogenase: MRLGLIGCGNIGKFLLQAINANGLLPGSKIVAIYARREEIAAPLSDEFKAKAYGDVDAILKSDVDLIIEAATVEAAKEYGLNVLKSGKDLLLSSIGAMADPDFAENANKLCQMNNVQLFLPSGAIGGLDILKSANAMNGLETVSITTRKPPSALPACSSLANEKVLFVGSAAEAIKQFPRNINVAIVLSLAGLGSERTKVKIIADPNVVKNIHLIEATGSFGKLKLEVENEPLPNNPKTSYLAALSVLATLQNNEKCVQIG, from the coding sequence ATGAGATTGGGTTTAATCGGATGCGGAAATATCGGGAAATTTCTGCTTCAAGCAATTAATGCAAACGGACTTCTTCCCGGCAGCAAAATCGTTGCGATCTATGCACGCCGTGAAGAAATCGCTGCCCCACTATCTGATGAATTCAAGGCAAAGGCGTATGGGGATGTCGATGCAATCCTGAAATCGGATGTCGATTTAATCATTGAAGCAGCGACGGTTGAAGCTGCGAAGGAATACGGATTGAATGTGCTGAAAAGCGGCAAGGACCTTTTGCTAAGCAGTATCGGGGCGATGGCTGATCCTGATTTTGCCGAAAACGCGAACAAGCTTTGCCAAATGAATAACGTTCAGCTTTTCCTTCCGTCAGGTGCGATCGGTGGTCTTGATATCCTTAAATCGGCAAATGCCATGAATGGACTTGAAACCGTCTCCATCACCACGAGAAAACCGCCAAGCGCATTGCCGGCATGTTCATCATTGGCAAACGAAAAAGTGTTATTTGTTGGTTCTGCTGCAGAGGCCATCAAGCAGTTTCCGAGAAATATCAATGTTGCGATCGTTTTGTCTTTGGCCGGACTTGGATCAGAGCGTACGAAAGTGAAAATCATTGCCGATCCCAATGTGGTGAAAAACATTCATTTGATCGAAGCGACTGGCTCGTTCGGGAAACTGAAGCTTGAAGTGGAAAACGAACCGTTGCCCAATAATCCGAAAACCAGTTATCTTGCGGCACTAAGTGTTTTGGCGACGCTGCAAAACAACGAAAAATGCGTTCAAATCGGATAA
- a CDS encoding aromatic ring-hydroxylating dioxygenase subunit alpha yields MIKTDKPLEEMSKRQVVNHLYDTVKPEEGVIPAYLLGDPKVYEIEHEKVFLKTWVFVGHESEVPNKGDFMTRELAGYSLIITRDGEGEIRAFYNMCTHRGMKLCRADKGNKSMFTCPYHGFNFKNTGELVGVPLQKDIYGGTLDRTTMGLHKVKLESYKGLLFGTWNEDAEPLEDFLGDIRWYLDILVGRAEMEVIGVPQRFVVSSNWKVGSDNFVGDSYHTMVTHGSIAKLGMVPSATYSKRGFQIHTENGHGLNLGTPNPDFAFPEELKAEFKSNLSVEQYGVLSNLKNMIGNVFPNLSFLISHTKIKDQFISNTSVRMWRPIGHNKMEVIAWMLVEKNASQDWKDRSRDSFILTFSPSGIFEQDDTEVFTDITEAAQGPMPFLKNLTYNYTMGLHREPVEFVGPGVAYDDKFTEASQRNFYKYWLELMTK; encoded by the coding sequence ATGATTAAAACGGATAAACCATTGGAAGAAATGTCCAAGCGGCAAGTGGTAAACCATTTATACGATACGGTCAAACCAGAGGAAGGAGTTATACCTGCCTATCTCCTTGGCGATCCAAAGGTGTATGAAATCGAACACGAAAAAGTGTTTTTGAAAACCTGGGTTTTTGTCGGCCATGAATCTGAAGTTCCCAACAAAGGAGACTTCATGACCCGTGAACTTGCTGGTTACTCACTGATCATCACTCGTGATGGTGAAGGGGAAATACGGGCATTTTATAATATGTGCACGCACCGTGGAATGAAGCTTTGCCGGGCTGATAAAGGGAACAAGTCGATGTTTACATGTCCTTATCATGGATTTAATTTCAAGAACACAGGTGAGCTTGTGGGGGTTCCGCTGCAAAAGGACATTTACGGCGGGACGCTTGACCGCACAACGATGGGTTTGCACAAAGTCAAACTTGAATCTTACAAGGGCCTTTTGTTCGGGACCTGGAATGAGGATGCAGAGCCGCTTGAAGATTTTCTCGGAGATATCAGATGGTATTTGGATATCCTTGTCGGCCGGGCAGAAATGGAAGTGATCGGAGTCCCTCAACGATTTGTCGTGAGTTCCAATTGGAAGGTGGGGTCCGATAATTTCGTTGGTGATTCCTATCACACGATGGTTACACACGGTTCGATAGCAAAACTGGGGATGGTGCCGAGTGCAACTTATTCGAAGCGCGGTTTCCAAATCCATACCGAAAATGGACATGGCCTTAACTTGGGAACGCCCAATCCGGACTTTGCATTCCCTGAAGAATTGAAGGCAGAATTTAAAAGCAATTTGTCTGTAGAACAATACGGAGTATTATCGAACTTGAAGAACATGATTGGAAACGTTTTCCCGAACCTGTCTTTTTTAATTTCCCATACAAAAATCAAAGACCAGTTCATCTCAAACACCTCTGTCCGAATGTGGCGGCCGATCGGTCACAATAAGATGGAAGTGATCGCTTGGATGCTCGTTGAAAAAAACGCCTCACAAGATTGGAAGGACCGTTCAAGGGATTCTTTTATCCTGACGTTCAGCCCCTCCGGTATTTTTGAACAAGATGATACGGAGGTGTTTACGGATATCACGGAAGCCGCTCAAGGCCCGATGCCTTTCCTTAAGAATCTTACTTATAACTATACAATGGGCCTTCACCGGGAACCTGTTGAATTCGTAGGACCCGGGGTTGCTTATGATGATAAATTCACGGAAGCGAGCCAGCGGAATTTCTACAAATACTGGCTGGAATTGATGACGAAATGA
- a CDS encoding aromatic-ring-hydroxylating dioxygenase subunit beta, with amino-acid sequence MNMEEMLVKCQFEQWLYDEAQLLDDIEFDHWFDLMHRSLRYQMPVRINKEGVERPDYSTDMFTFNDDIELLKLRVDRLKTDYAWAEIPPSRTRRFVSNVRVKDYVEGEKAVVKSYLLIYRSRSTDIKHDLISGERNDEFIFEEGNWKLSKRIFIVDQTTINTRNLAIFI; translated from the coding sequence ATGAACATGGAAGAAATGCTGGTTAAGTGCCAATTTGAGCAATGGTTATATGATGAAGCACAATTGCTGGATGATATAGAATTTGATCATTGGTTCGATCTTATGCACCGTAGCCTTCGCTATCAAATGCCTGTACGTATCAACAAGGAAGGAGTGGAACGTCCGGATTATTCCACTGACATGTTCACATTCAATGATGACATCGAGCTGCTGAAGCTGCGTGTGGATCGCTTGAAAACGGATTATGCCTGGGCTGAGATACCGCCATCGAGAACACGGCGATTTGTCTCCAATGTACGCGTAAAAGACTATGTAGAAGGTGAAAAAGCTGTCGTGAAAAGCTATCTGCTCATCTATCGCAGCCGCAGCACCGATATTAAACATGATTTGATTTCTGGGGAACGCAATGATGAATTCATCTTCGAAGAAGGTAACTGGAAGCTTTCCAAGCGGATTTTCATTGTTGACCAAACAACGATAAATACTAGGAATCTTGCAATTTTCATATAA
- a CDS encoding SDR family NAD(P)-dependent oxidoreductase codes for MAMALKDKVALVTGGNSGIGEAVTRRFIQEGAKVSIIGRSVETLKKMKEEFGEDILINQGDVSKYEDNEKAVQATVEQFGKLDVFIANAGVFDGFAKFADVTPDALAEAYDFLLDINVKGSFFGAKAALAELQKTNGNIIFTVSGASFYPDGGGVWYTASKHAQIGLMRQLAFELAPNIRVNAVAPGGTLTALSVIPPLRPFVKIVDNDTKASSIKKRNPLQLAQMPEDHVAAYVLLASDEARAITGEVISSDGGLSVRGLG; via the coding sequence ATGGCAATGGCGTTAAAGGACAAAGTGGCGCTCGTTACCGGGGGCAATTCGGGCATAGGCGAAGCTGTCACGCGACGATTCATACAAGAAGGGGCAAAGGTCAGCATCATTGGACGCTCCGTGGAAACGCTGAAGAAAATGAAAGAGGAGTTTGGGGAAGACATTCTCATCAACCAAGGAGATGTAAGTAAATATGAAGACAATGAAAAAGCGGTGCAAGCCACCGTCGAGCAATTTGGCAAGCTTGATGTTTTCATTGCGAATGCAGGTGTCTTCGATGGGTTTGCGAAATTTGCCGATGTCACTCCGGATGCCCTGGCCGAAGCCTATGATTTTTTGCTTGATATTAATGTCAAAGGCTCTTTCTTCGGAGCGAAGGCTGCACTTGCGGAACTTCAAAAAACGAACGGCAACATCATTTTCACCGTTTCTGGTGCAAGCTTCTATCCTGATGGCGGCGGTGTTTGGTACACAGCAAGCAAGCACGCCCAAATCGGCTTGATGCGCCAGCTTGCATTCGAACTCGCTCCGAATATCCGGGTAAATGCAGTGGCTCCTGGTGGCACACTGACGGCATTGTCGGTCATTCCGCCACTGCGTCCATTCGTGAAAATCGTTGACAATGATACGAAAGCCAGCAGCATTAAAAAAAGAAACCCGCTTCAGCTGGCCCAGATGCCCGAAGATCATGTAGCAGCTTATGTCCTCCTGGCATCGGACGAAGCGCGTGCAATTACTGGTGAGGTCATTTCCAGCGATGGTGGATTGTCAGTTCGTGGACTAGGCTGA
- a CDS encoding LysR family transcriptional regulator, which produces MYYDALKTFVTLVEVKNFTKTAEILLMSQPSVSLHVKKLEEEFQTKLFLRSPKFLKVTLTGEILYERAKQMITIYEQTIQDIQEHDRSIKGELKIGASFTIGEYILPSLLIDLQKDYPELELQVVIGNTEEIVKAVRLYKVDIGLIEGQTNEKELSVHPFMQDELFVVSSNDHELACKTEVEIADLHDQAWVTREVGSGTREYLNHVIRSNGLKIKSMLTISSNQGIKETLIKHGGGLALLSRSVIERDVQTKILSTIPLKNESFNRTLSYVYSPIMEDKKNVKTFIRELNRKWPLKTRSVD; this is translated from the coding sequence ATGTATTATGATGCTTTAAAAACTTTTGTGACGCTTGTGGAAGTCAAGAATTTTACAAAAACTGCAGAAATTCTCCTTATGTCACAACCAAGTGTTAGTTTGCACGTAAAGAAATTGGAAGAAGAGTTCCAAACGAAATTATTTCTTCGTTCACCTAAATTTTTAAAAGTCACCTTAACGGGCGAAATTCTCTACGAACGTGCTAAACAAATGATTACCATCTATGAACAGACCATCCAAGACATTCAGGAACATGATAGGTCGATCAAAGGAGAGTTAAAAATTGGCGCAAGTTTTACGATTGGAGAATACATACTGCCATCACTGCTCATTGACCTTCAGAAGGATTATCCTGAACTTGAGCTTCAAGTTGTCATTGGAAACACGGAAGAAATCGTTAAGGCCGTTCGGTTATATAAAGTCGATATTGGTTTGATTGAAGGTCAAACCAATGAAAAAGAGCTCTCCGTACACCCGTTTATGCAAGATGAGTTATTCGTCGTTTCATCGAACGACCATGAGCTCGCATGCAAAACTGAGGTGGAAATTGCCGACCTGCATGACCAAGCATGGGTAACAAGGGAAGTCGGATCCGGCACGCGGGAATACCTTAACCATGTGATACGTTCAAATGGCCTGAAAATTAAATCGATGCTTACCATCAGCAGCAATCAAGGAATCAAGGAAACATTAATCAAACATGGAGGAGGTCTTGCCCTCCTCTCCCGAAGTGTCATAGAGCGCGATGTCCAAACCAAAATCCTTTCCACTATACCCTTGAAGAATGAATCCTTTAATAGGACGCTTTCCTATGTTTATTCTCCCATCATGGAAGATAAAAAGAATGTGAAGACCTTTATTAGGGAATTAAACCGAAAATGGCCTTTGAAAACGAGATCGGTTGATTAA
- a CDS encoding assimilatory sulfite reductase (NADPH) flavoprotein subunit — MQLQVSNSPFNQEQAELLNNLLPGLTVNQKVWLSGYLAASLSVSIPDTVAEPVTAAQTDAQKISKEVTILYGSQTGNAQGVAENAARTLKGKDFQVTVSSMSDYKVNNLKKVENLLIIVSTHGEGDPPDNTISFHEFLHGRRASRLDDLRFSVLALGDSSYEFFCETGKQFDKRLEELGGTRIFPRMDCDLDYDEPAAEWLEGVISSLSKVQGNTVSPVIEPLAQTAETTYSRTNPFKAEVLENINLNGRGSNKETRHVELSLEGSGITFQPGDSLGIYPQNDSALVDMLLHELDWDPEEMVKVNKQGDLQPFREALISNFDITVLTKSLLEQAAAISGSEELKALVSPENEAKLKEYRKGRDLLDVIRDFGSWGGSAQEFVSILRKMPARLYSIANSLSAYPDEVHLTIGAVRYESHGRERKGVCSILCAERLQPGDKLPVYIQHNQNFKQPVDGNTPIIMIGPGTGVAPFRSFIQEREETEASGKTWLFFGDQHFVTDFLYQTEWQKWLETGALTKMDVAFSRDTDEKVYVQNRMLEHSDELFRWLQEGAAIYICGDEKNMAHDVHHTLIGIIEKEGRMSHADAQAYLDDMQQNKRYQRDVY; from the coding sequence GTGCAACTTCAGGTAAGTAACAGTCCTTTTAATCAGGAACAGGCAGAGCTTCTTAACAATCTCCTGCCTGGCTTGACAGTAAACCAAAAAGTTTGGCTGAGCGGTTATTTGGCTGCGTCTCTGTCAGTTTCCATTCCAGATACAGTCGCTGAACCGGTGACGGCAGCTCAAACCGATGCCCAGAAAATATCAAAAGAAGTTACCATCCTATATGGTTCACAGACCGGCAATGCACAAGGGGTGGCCGAGAATGCCGCAAGAACGCTCAAGGGTAAAGACTTTCAAGTAACGGTATCATCCATGAGCGATTATAAGGTGAATAATTTAAAAAAAGTCGAGAATCTTCTAATAATCGTTAGCACACATGGTGAGGGTGATCCGCCAGATAACACGATATCCTTCCACGAGTTTCTTCATGGCAGACGGGCATCAAGGCTTGATGATCTCCGCTTCTCTGTATTGGCGCTTGGTGACAGCTCGTATGAATTTTTTTGTGAAACGGGAAAACAATTCGATAAGCGATTGGAAGAGCTTGGCGGCACGAGGATTTTTCCGCGGATGGACTGCGATCTTGATTATGATGAGCCGGCTGCCGAATGGCTCGAAGGCGTCATTTCCAGTTTAAGCAAGGTGCAAGGCAATACTGTTTCACCCGTTATTGAACCGTTGGCACAAACGGCTGAAACTACATATTCGAGGACGAATCCGTTCAAGGCGGAAGTGCTGGAAAATATCAACTTGAACGGCCGAGGCTCCAATAAGGAGACGCGTCATGTCGAGTTGTCGCTTGAAGGCTCTGGAATTACATTTCAACCTGGCGACAGCCTTGGTATTTATCCGCAGAATGATTCAGCTTTAGTGGATATGCTCCTTCATGAACTCGATTGGGATCCAGAAGAAATGGTGAAGGTCAACAAGCAGGGAGACCTCCAGCCGTTCAGGGAAGCGCTCATCTCCAACTTTGACATAACCGTTTTAACTAAGTCACTGCTTGAGCAGGCGGCTGCGATTTCAGGTAGTGAGGAGTTAAAGGCGCTTGTATCACCTGAAAATGAAGCAAAACTAAAGGAATATCGCAAAGGCAGGGATTTGCTTGATGTTATCCGTGATTTTGGCTCATGGGGCGGGTCGGCACAAGAATTCGTTTCCATTCTCAGAAAAATGCCAGCCCGCCTTTATTCCATTGCAAATAGCTTGTCCGCTTATCCGGATGAAGTGCATTTGACAATCGGAGCTGTCCGCTATGAAAGTCATGGGCGGGAAAGAAAGGGCGTTTGCTCCATTTTATGTGCCGAGCGATTACAGCCAGGAGATAAGCTGCCCGTATACATTCAGCATAATCAAAACTTCAAGCAGCCCGTTGATGGGAATACACCAATAATCATGATTGGACCGGGTACGGGCGTTGCGCCCTTCAGATCGTTCATTCAGGAGCGCGAAGAAACGGAAGCAAGCGGGAAAACATGGCTCTTTTTCGGTGATCAGCATTTCGTGACGGATTTCCTTTATCAGACGGAATGGCAAAAGTGGTTGGAAACTGGAGCATTGACAAAGATGGATGTGGCCTTTTCGCGGGATACGGATGAAAAAGTGTATGTACAAAACCGGATGCTCGAGCATAGCGATGAATTATTTCGTTGGCTGCAGGAGGGTGCGGCGATATACATTTGCGGCGATGAGAAAAACATGGCACATGACGTCCACCATACGTTGATTGGAATCATTGAAAAAGAAGGTCGGATGAGTCATGCCGATGCGCAGGCCTACCTGGATGACATGCAACAGAATAAACGCTATCAACGTGATGTGTACTGA